In Bacteroidia bacterium, one genomic interval encodes:
- a CDS encoding HD domain-containing protein: MAKLKLSENNLQTELLEHSLFRQIASLCQKHNLKAFVIGGFVRDCFLKRPSKDIDIVVNGDGIAVAKELAAALDGEFAFFKNFGTAMVKSEGFEIEFVGARKESYNQHSRKPKVSPGTIEDDQLRRDFTINTLAFSLNSEDYGKLIDPFNGMQDLNDKIIRTPADPVTTYSDDPLRMMRAIRFASQLNFSIEEKSLAAIHNEQNRIGIVSKERITDELNKIIASPVPSTGFKLLMDTGLLKLIFPQLYNLKGVDFFEGKGHKDNFYHTLEVLDNIAKVTDNLWLRWAAILHDIAKPATKRFEPGHGWTFHGHEDKGSRMVPPIFRELKLPLNEKMKYVQKLVLLHLRPIVLAQEIVTDSAVRRLLFDAGDDIDDLMLLCQADVTTKNEYKKAKYRNNFELVIQKLKEVEEKDRIRNWQPPITGQLIMDTFGISPGPNVGIIKDFVREAILDGECANDQQAAFELMLKKGSELGLTPQKKS; this comes from the coding sequence ATGGCGAAGTTAAAGTTATCAGAAAATAATCTGCAAACAGAATTGTTGGAACATAGTTTGTTCCGGCAGATTGCTTCACTTTGCCAGAAGCATAATTTAAAAGCATTTGTCATTGGAGGATTTGTGCGTGATTGTTTTTTAAAAAGACCTTCAAAGGATATTGACATTGTAGTTAACGGTGACGGCATTGCCGTAGCTAAAGAACTTGCTGCTGCGCTTGATGGAGAGTTTGCTTTTTTTAAAAACTTCGGTACAGCAATGGTAAAATCTGAAGGTTTTGAAATAGAATTTGTAGGTGCAAGAAAAGAGTCATACAATCAACATTCGCGCAAGCCAAAGGTTTCGCCAGGCACCATAGAAGATGACCAGCTTAGGCGTGATTTTACTATCAACACGCTTGCATTTAGCCTCAACAGCGAAGATTATGGAAAACTGATAGACCCGTTTAATGGCATGCAGGATCTGAATGATAAAATCATTCGCACACCTGCAGACCCTGTAACAACTTACAGCGATGATCCGCTTCGCATGATGCGTGCCATTCGCTTTGCATCACAACTCAACTTCAGCATTGAAGAAAAATCTCTTGCAGCTATTCATAACGAACAAAACAGAATCGGTATAGTTTCCAAAGAACGCATCACCGATGAACTGAATAAAATTATTGCTTCACCTGTTCCATCAACCGGATTCAAATTGCTGATGGATACAGGATTGCTGAAGTTAATATTTCCTCAGCTCTACAACCTGAAGGGAGTTGATTTTTTTGAAGGCAAAGGTCATAAAGATAACTTCTATCACACATTGGAAGTACTGGATAACATTGCTAAAGTCACTGATAATTTGTGGTTGCGCTGGGCTGCTATTCTGCACGACATTGCTAAACCGGCTACAAAGCGTTTTGAGCCGGGGCATGGGTGGACTTTTCATGGGCATGAAGACAAAGGCTCACGAATGGTCCCTCCTATTTTCAGAGAATTAAAATTACCTCTCAATGAAAAAATGAAATACGTTCAGAAATTAGTTTTACTGCACCTGAGACCCATAGTACTTGCTCAAGAAATAGTTACCGATTCAGCAGTGCGCAGATTGTTGTTTGATGCGGGTGATGATATTGATGATTTAATGTTGTTGTGTCAGGCTGATGTGACTACAAAAAATGAATACAAGAAGGCCAAATACCGTAACAACTTTGAGCTGGTTATACAAAAGCTAAAAGAAGTTGAAGAGAAAGACAGAATAAGAAACTGGCAACCACCCATTACAGGACAATTAATAATGGATACATTTGGTATTTCACCCGGACCTAATGTTGGAATCATAAAGGATTTTGTACGCGAGGCTATTTTAGATGGCGAATGCGCAAATGACCAACAGGCCGCTTTTGAATTAATGCTTAAAAAAGGCTCTGAGCTTGGGCTTACTCCACAAAAAAAGAGCTGA
- the typA gene encoding translational GTPase TypA, whose product MQNIRNVAIIAHVDHGKTTLVDKILHQTQVFRQNQQTGELILDNNDLERERGITIVAKNVSVQYKDVKINIIDTPGHADFGGEVERVLTMADGVILLVDAFEGPMPQTRFVLQKALALGLKPIVVINKVDKENCRPDEVHESVFDLFFHLEATEEQLDFPTLYGSSKHGWMSTDWRTETSDITALLDAIIEKTPPAKSLEGTPQMLITSLDYSNYVGRIAIGRIVRGTLKENMPVTLMKRDGSAKKSRIKELFVFEGLGRKKVESVSSGDIAAIVGVDDFEIGDTIADFESPEALKSIAVDEPTMSMLFTINNSPLFGKEGKFVTSRHLRDRLYKETEKNLAMRVEETDSPDAYLVYGRGILHISILVETMRREGYELQLGQPQVLYKEIEGMRCEPIEHLVVDTPSEVAGKVIELATQRKGELTSMLPKGDLQRLEFNIPARGLIGLRNAVLTATAGEAIMAHRFNSYEPVKGVIPGRNMGVLLAKEAGSSTAYSIDKLQERGAFFIDPGETVYGGQIIGEHIRPGDLVVNVCEGKKLTNIRASGSDDNARITPKIKFSLEEAMEYIEKDEYLEVTPQNIRMRKIYLDENERKRMSKKAEMA is encoded by the coding sequence ATGCAAAATATCAGAAATGTGGCAATTATTGCCCACGTTGACCATGGTAAAACAACATTAGTTGATAAAATACTACATCAGACACAGGTTTTCAGACAAAATCAGCAAACAGGAGAATTGATTCTTGACAATAATGATCTTGAACGAGAGAGAGGGATTACTATTGTGGCTAAAAATGTATCTGTTCAGTACAAAGATGTTAAGATTAATATCATTGACACACCGGGCCACGCAGATTTTGGCGGTGAAGTAGAGCGTGTACTTACTATGGCTGATGGTGTAATTTTATTAGTTGATGCTTTTGAAGGTCCCATGCCACAGACTCGCTTTGTTTTGCAGAAAGCACTGGCTCTAGGACTCAAACCTATCGTAGTCATTAATAAAGTTGATAAAGAAAACTGTCGTCCGGACGAAGTTCATGAATCGGTTTTTGATTTATTTTTTCACCTTGAAGCAACAGAAGAACAGTTAGACTTTCCAACATTGTATGGTAGCAGTAAGCATGGCTGGATGAGTACCGACTGGCGTACAGAAACATCTGACATTACAGCTTTACTTGATGCCATCATTGAAAAAACACCTCCGGCAAAATCTCTTGAAGGCACACCGCAGATGCTTATCACATCTTTAGATTACAGCAACTATGTTGGCCGAATTGCAATTGGCCGAATTGTGAGAGGAACATTGAAGGAGAATATGCCTGTAACATTGATGAAACGCGATGGAAGTGCAAAAAAATCCAGAATAAAAGAATTGTTTGTTTTTGAAGGACTAGGCAGAAAAAAAGTTGAAAGTGTAAGCAGTGGTGATATTGCAGCAATTGTAGGTGTAGATGATTTTGAAATTGGCGACACCATTGCAGATTTTGAAAGTCCTGAGGCATTAAAATCTATTGCCGTTGATGAGCCAACAATGAGTATGCTTTTTACCATCAACAACAGTCCGTTGTTTGGTAAAGAAGGAAAGTTTGTTACCTCTCGCCATTTACGTGATCGCCTTTATAAAGAAACAGAAAAGAATCTGGCCATGCGTGTTGAAGAAACTGATTCACCGGATGCTTATCTTGTTTATGGTCGTGGAATCCTACACATTTCTATTCTTGTTGAAACAATGCGCAGAGAGGGCTATGAACTTCAATTAGGCCAGCCACAGGTTTTGTATAAAGAAATAGAAGGCATGCGTTGCGAGCCAATAGAACATTTGGTTGTAGATACCCCCTCAGAAGTAGCAGGCAAGGTTATAGAACTTGCTACACAGCGAAAAGGTGAACTTACAAGCATGTTGCCCAAAGGCGATTTACAAAGACTTGAATTTAATATTCCTGCAAGAGGTTTAATCGGACTTCGAAATGCAGTATTAACTGCAACAGCCGGTGAAGCTATTATGGCACATCGTTTCAACTCCTATGAACCTGTAAAAGGTGTAATTCCCGGAAGAAACATGGGTGTATTGCTGGCTAAAGAAGCCGGTAGTTCAACTGCATACTCTATTGATAAATTACAAGAGCGTGGTGCATTTTTTATTGATCCAGGCGAAACAGTTTATGGCGGTCAAATAATTGGTGAGCATATTCGTCCAGGCGACTTGGTAGTAAACGTCTGTGAAGGGAAAAAACTAACCAACATCAGAGCCTCAGGTAGTGATGATAATGCGAGGATTACTCCAAAAATAAAGTTTTCATTAGAGGAGGCTATGGAATATATCGAGAAAGACGAGTATCTTGAAGTAACTCCACAAAACATCAGAATGCGTAAAATATATCTTGATGAAAATGAGCGTAAACGAATGAGTAAGAAGGCTGAAATGGCTTAG
- a CDS encoding START-like domain-containing protein produces MKAVQKKQKVKMEFPMRSSPKILYGFLSTPSGLSEWFADDVTIREGVYTFHWDGDEQSAKMTHKRENQMVRFKWLDDSDDAFIEFEITTDELTSDVSLMVSDFATEDDIEETQRLWDTQIHNLRHLIGS; encoded by the coding sequence ATGAAGGCAGTGCAGAAAAAGCAAAAAGTGAAAATGGAGTTTCCGATGCGGTCTTCTCCCAAAATATTATATGGTTTTTTATCAACCCCATCAGGATTATCAGAATGGTTTGCTGATGATGTGACTATTCGTGAAGGTGTTTATACTTTCCATTGGGATGGCGATGAGCAATCAGCCAAGATGACTCATAAAAGAGAAAACCAAATGGTTAGATTCAAGTGGCTGGACGATAGTGATGATGCCTTTATAGAATTTGAAATTACAACCGATGAATTGACATCAGATGTTTCACTCATGGTATCTGACTTTGCAACAGAAGACGATATTGAAGAAACACAACGTTTATGGGACACACAAATCCATAATTTGCGTCACTTGATTGGATCGTAA
- a CDS encoding class I SAM-dependent methyltransferase yields MLHKIKDTILKVQNSYFKSRYFVESQRKYFKSSFALDIETQLRIRALNSTCEFIEQNMSEVPMLQSKKEALDFALQQVRIDGLYCEFGVFKGGSVNHIAKTTKKETHAFDSFEGLPEVWLSTHKAGHFALDKLPYFESNVIVHKGWFNETLPGFIEKYQSPLAFLHIDCDLYSSTKTVFDFLNKQIVKDTIILFDEYFNYPFWQQHEYKAFMEFTKENQIQFEYLCYSTKTFGSKVAVRILSRG; encoded by the coding sequence GTGTTGCATAAAATTAAAGATACTATTTTAAAAGTACAAAACAGCTATTTTAAGAGTCGTTACTTTGTAGAATCTCAAAGAAAATACTTTAAATCATCCTTTGCATTAGATATTGAAACTCAATTACGCATTCGTGCATTAAATTCAACTTGTGAATTTATAGAACAAAACATGAGTGAGGTGCCAATGTTGCAAAGTAAAAAGGAAGCATTGGATTTTGCGCTACAACAAGTAAGGATTGATGGACTGTATTGCGAATTTGGAGTTTTTAAGGGTGGTTCAGTCAATCACATTGCTAAAACAACTAAAAAAGAAACACATGCATTTGACTCTTTTGAGGGATTGCCCGAAGTATGGCTATCTACCCATAAAGCAGGACATTTCGCATTAGATAAACTACCTTATTTCGAATCAAATGTGATTGTGCATAAAGGATGGTTTAATGAAACCCTTCCAGGTTTTATTGAAAAATACCAATCGCCTTTGGCATTTTTGCACATCGATTGTGATTTGTATTCATCAACAAAAACAGTTTTTGACTTTCTAAATAAACAAATTGTAAAAGATACAATTATTCTATTTGATGAATATTTTAACTACCCATTTTGGCAACAACACGAGTACAAAGCTTTTATGGAATTCACAAAAGAAAATCAAATTCAATTTGAGTATTTATGCTACAGCACTAAAACGTTTGGCTCAAAAGTAGCTGTAAGAATACTGAGTCGGGGTTAA